From a region of the Cucumis sativus cultivar 9930 chromosome 6, Cucumber_9930_V3, whole genome shotgun sequence genome:
- the LOC101216570 gene encoding mitochondrial thiamine diphosphate carrier 2 isoform X1, whose amino-acid sequence MASPPMEEPGQLKRAMIDSTAGAIAGCVSRTVTSPLDVIKIRFQVQLEPTTSWALVQRSLSGPSKYTGMVQATKDIFKEEGLPGFWRGNVPALLMVMPYTAIQFTVLHRLKTYAAGSSKTEAHKQLSPSLSYISGALAGCAATIGSYPFDLLRTILASQGEPKIYPTMRSAFIDIIRTRGFRGMYAGLSPTLVEIVPYAGLQFGTYDTFKRWTSSWNLRHYPNYGLGNTEDDLSSFQLFLCGLAAGTCAKLVCHPLDVVKKRFQIEGLQRHPRYGARVEQHAYRNMFDALRRILKKEGTAGLYKGIIPSTVKAAPAGAVTFVAYEITSDWLESILTSSSS is encoded by the exons ATGGCTTCTCCGCCGATGGAGGAGCCAGGACAATTGAAGCGCGCGATGATTGACTCGACGGCTGGCGCAATTGCTGGTTGTGTATCTCGGACGGTCACGTCTCCTCTCGACGTGATTAAGATCAGGTTTCAG gttcaactggagCCAACAACTTCATGGGCTTTGGTTCAAAGAAGTTTATCTGGACCATCAAAATACACTGGCATGGTCCAAGCAACAAAGGATATTTTCAAAGAGGAAGGTTTACCG GGTTTTTGGCGTGGGAATGTTCCTGCTCTGCTCATGGTTATGCCATATACAGCTATACAATTTACCGTTTTACATAGACTGAAAACATATGCCGCTGGTTCCTCGAAGACAG AGGCCCACAAACAGTTGAGCCCATCTCTCTCTTATATTAGTGGGGCACTGGCGGGGTGTGCAGCAACCATTGGATCATATCCATTTGATCTTCTTCGAACTATACTGGCTTCACAAGGTGAACCGAAG ATATATCCAACCATGAGGTCTGcatttattgatataatccGCACTCGAGGATTTCGAGGAATGTATGCTGGATTGTCACCTACACTTGTTGAGATTGTTCCATATGCGGGTCTACAATTTGGCACCTACGACACATTCAAGCGATGGACTTCA TCATGGAACCTCCGCCACTACCCAAATTACGGACTAGGTAATACAGAAGATGACCTCTCAAGCTTccaactttttctttgtgGATTGGCTGCTGGGACATGTGCAAAACTTGTTTGCCATCCACTTGATGTGGTTAAGAAAAGATTCCAG ATAGAAGGGCTACAAAGGCATCCAAGATACGGTGCAAGAGTTGAACAACATGCATACAGAAACATGTTTGATGCTTTGAGacgaattttgaaaaaggaaggaaCCGCTGGGCTTTATAAAGGCATCATTCCCTCTACCGTCAAAGCTGCTCCCGCTGGCGCTGTCACTTTTGTGGCTTACGAGATTACTTCTGATTGGCTTGAATCTATtttaacttcttcttcttcatga
- the LOC101216570 gene encoding mitochondrial thiamine diphosphate carrier 2 isoform X2, which translates to MASPPMEEPGQLKRAMIDSTAGAIAGCVSRTVTSPLDVIKIRFQVQLEPTTSWALVQRSLSGPSKYTGMVQATKDIFKEEGLPGFWRGNVPALLMVMPYTAIQFTVLHRLKTYAAGSSKTEAHKQLSPSLSYISGALAGCAATIGSYPFDLLRTILASQGEPKIYPTMRSAFIDIIRTRGFRGMYAGLSPTLVEIVPYAGLQFGTYDTFKRWTSSWNLRHYPNYGLGNTEDDLSSFQLFLCGLAAGTCAKLVCHPLDVVKKRFQKGYKGIQDTVQELNNMHTETCLML; encoded by the exons ATGGCTTCTCCGCCGATGGAGGAGCCAGGACAATTGAAGCGCGCGATGATTGACTCGACGGCTGGCGCAATTGCTGGTTGTGTATCTCGGACGGTCACGTCTCCTCTCGACGTGATTAAGATCAGGTTTCAG gttcaactggagCCAACAACTTCATGGGCTTTGGTTCAAAGAAGTTTATCTGGACCATCAAAATACACTGGCATGGTCCAAGCAACAAAGGATATTTTCAAAGAGGAAGGTTTACCG GGTTTTTGGCGTGGGAATGTTCCTGCTCTGCTCATGGTTATGCCATATACAGCTATACAATTTACCGTTTTACATAGACTGAAAACATATGCCGCTGGTTCCTCGAAGACAG AGGCCCACAAACAGTTGAGCCCATCTCTCTCTTATATTAGTGGGGCACTGGCGGGGTGTGCAGCAACCATTGGATCATATCCATTTGATCTTCTTCGAACTATACTGGCTTCACAAGGTGAACCGAAG ATATATCCAACCATGAGGTCTGcatttattgatataatccGCACTCGAGGATTTCGAGGAATGTATGCTGGATTGTCACCTACACTTGTTGAGATTGTTCCATATGCGGGTCTACAATTTGGCACCTACGACACATTCAAGCGATGGACTTCA TCATGGAACCTCCGCCACTACCCAAATTACGGACTAGGTAATACAGAAGATGACCTCTCAAGCTTccaactttttctttgtgGATTGGCTGCTGGGACATGTGCAAAACTTGTTTGCCATCCACTTGATGTGGTTAAGAAAAGATTCCAG AAGGGCTACAAAGGCATCCAAGATACGGTGCAAGAGTTGAACAACATGCATACAGAAACATGTTTGATGCTTTGA
- the LOC101216570 gene encoding mitochondrial thiamine diphosphate carrier 2 isoform X3, giving the protein MVQATKDIFKEEGLPGFWRGNVPALLMVMPYTAIQFTVLHRLKTYAAGSSKTEAHKQLSPSLSYISGALAGCAATIGSYPFDLLRTILASQGEPKIYPTMRSAFIDIIRTRGFRGMYAGLSPTLVEIVPYAGLQFGTYDTFKRWTSSWNLRHYPNYGLGNTEDDLSSFQLFLCGLAAGTCAKLVCHPLDVVKKRFQIEGLQRHPRYGARVEQHAYRNMFDALRRILKKEGTAGLYKGIIPSTVKAAPAGAVTFVAYEITSDWLESILTSSSS; this is encoded by the exons ATGGTCCAAGCAACAAAGGATATTTTCAAAGAGGAAGGTTTACCG GGTTTTTGGCGTGGGAATGTTCCTGCTCTGCTCATGGTTATGCCATATACAGCTATACAATTTACCGTTTTACATAGACTGAAAACATATGCCGCTGGTTCCTCGAAGACAG AGGCCCACAAACAGTTGAGCCCATCTCTCTCTTATATTAGTGGGGCACTGGCGGGGTGTGCAGCAACCATTGGATCATATCCATTTGATCTTCTTCGAACTATACTGGCTTCACAAGGTGAACCGAAG ATATATCCAACCATGAGGTCTGcatttattgatataatccGCACTCGAGGATTTCGAGGAATGTATGCTGGATTGTCACCTACACTTGTTGAGATTGTTCCATATGCGGGTCTACAATTTGGCACCTACGACACATTCAAGCGATGGACTTCA TCATGGAACCTCCGCCACTACCCAAATTACGGACTAGGTAATACAGAAGATGACCTCTCAAGCTTccaactttttctttgtgGATTGGCTGCTGGGACATGTGCAAAACTTGTTTGCCATCCACTTGATGTGGTTAAGAAAAGATTCCAG ATAGAAGGGCTACAAAGGCATCCAAGATACGGTGCAAGAGTTGAACAACATGCATACAGAAACATGTTTGATGCTTTGAGacgaattttgaaaaaggaaggaaCCGCTGGGCTTTATAAAGGCATCATTCCCTCTACCGTCAAAGCTGCTCCCGCTGGCGCTGTCACTTTTGTGGCTTACGAGATTACTTCTGATTGGCTTGAATCTATtttaacttcttcttcttcatga